TGTAATTTAAATGATTGACAATGCAAATATGGTAATACCTTTGCTAACCCGCATATTTTCTGAGAAATAATGCTCTGCTCTCTTGGCTAAATTAGGTTCTAATATGTGCTGCATAGAGagatatttataaaatcataACAGGATACATAAGCTTCATTTTCATGTCTAAATACCTTCAATGAATTTAAAGAATTTAAGTCCCTTGATATTATGTTGACAAGAAAAACTGTTCTCATGATTATCGACTGACATtgtgtgcatatatatatgtatatacaaatTTGAGACTATTTTAAGTATTCAcgaaatgcaaagaaaaagagaggccCTTTTACAAAGaatgaatgttttttttatttttcttgttgtgTATGTGTTTAAACCAGTGAAGCCAGACCCTGGAGTAAAAAAGATGAGGAAAGAAGTTTTCCCAGAAGACCTCATAAAACTGCAAATTCTTTTAAGCTTCCAAGTAAGCATTCTGAGGCACACCACTGGGCATGACTTTTACACACAGTAACATAGGGTAGAAAGTATACATGTTGAtccaaagagaaacaaaatctAAATATGTAAGGGAGTTTCCAACCTATCAAAGACTAGGAAAGTATTAATAGAAAGAATGAAATCCTACTTCTTAGAGTAAAAGAATCCTTTTTCTCCATAAAATTACATGTGGCATGCAATACTCATTCCCACCCATGAAGAAACACTGTAGGTGCTATGCCATATGTTACCTCCAATCATGGAGTGAAAAGGTCTGTAGAGATATTATAGGGTTGAACAATTGCTCTTACTAACAACATAGAAGCTTACGATGGACCACAATAGCGATCCATGATCTTAACGTGGGGTTAGTTGGAGTCGGAGCGAGGAGGCAATTTTAGGGCTGTGTCCGCGATGTGGATTGGTATAATATATTACCTAAAGCCCTCTACGTCTACCTTAGTGCATAACCAGGGTGGAAAATAATCAAAGAGATTTCTGGATAATACATGGAAGTTTGCAGTTGGAGAATCAAGGAAACATAAGTTAGCGATAAATGCAAGGAAGGTAATGAATCCACCTCAAGAGGCAAATCCAGCTTGTGAGAAACACAGATCGCCAGCAATATGAACAATTGCAAGATATCAAACCAAAAGGACATGCCTATGCTCCAAAGAcattgaaatacaatgtaATAATGGActtgtgtgtatgtgtgtgcaCACACCATGAACCAGAAGAATCTAAACTGCAAAAGCACAAGACAAATTTTCTTACCTTGTGAGTTTGATAAGCTTCTGGCTCAACTGCTTGTAGGAGAAAAAGGAAGTCAATCAATATCATCACGCAAATAATATCAATGAATATTGAACTCAAAAGGTCAGGTAAAGGTACTAGCCATTAGATAGGAGTGGCTCTGCTGCACCATCTCCGGATGCACTGgtcaaaaggagaaaaaagaatgTCAGCCAGGACGTCATAGTCTAAACAAGAGGAAGATAAATTTGGAGTTGGACGCTGCATTTTAACAATAGTCCGAAAAGAACTATGCCTATTTCTTTCTTGCCAGTTGTTCTCAGTAACAAGGGAAATGGATCTTACTGCAAAAGAACTGCCGCGGCCTCTTGACACTCTGCAACTCGACGATTATATCCAGGATTTACAGTCAAATTATGCTTCAAGCCTGAAAATGCCAATAATATTTTGTATGCTTTCTGCCACTCAGTCTCGTGGTTCTCTCCCAGTTTTGGTGGGTGTATAAGCTTATGTTCTTTAGTCTACACGTGCAAACTACATATATGAGACATCATGTTGCTATTAATCAAAATTAGAGCAGAATATGCTATATGTGGTCATAAAAGAAATAGATCGGGCAAATAAATAGCCCATATCAGACCAATTCCTAGTATAGCAAATGCACAacctggaaaaaaaaaattctgacaAATAAAAGCATTAACTGATAAGGATGGCATATTATATTTTGAGGGCAGACAAACTTCTCTTTTATGGGTAATTTGGATTAACTTTGGTAAGTCTTCCTGTCTCTTTCAAGGTagacaaatttaattttaacccacccacccacccacccaccccgccccattttctcttcccattttataattttatgtataaacttcaaatttaattttctcaatTATTGAGGTTGAAGTATGTGAATTTATTCAATCAGCTTTCTTTGTTACAAGCTGTCACATAGTAGGAATTTTTCCATTGTATAAATTGAAGTCTAAACTTCAAATGTTAATTGTTTCAAAATTCTTGCGGTtgaagttataaaaaaaaaaaaaaaaaagtgcataTAGCTTTCTTTGGTATAACCTTACAAATTGAAGGAAGTGGACTGATTCATAATATGTCCATCCATTTATAATCACAATTTAAACCTGTAATTCTGAAATCATATGCTTGAGCCTTTTATGTATAATACTAGAAATCATTGCTGAAATCTAGAAAATTTATGATGTAATCTGATATCAGACACAAACAAATCTGTCTACCGAGATCATTACGAAAGCAGCAGCCAAAATGTGAACTTTTATAAGAAATCACCCATGCATCAGAAATTCAACATAATAGTTAAGCAATTCATGAAGATGGCTGGATCATGTAAGTCAACAGTAATGCAGAATGCCTCAAAGTTAGAAAGCACCCAAAACTGAAATAAACATGACCAACATATCAGCAATAGAATCAGACTCTGCAGTAGAAATGAAGTCAATccagagattttttttaagagcATCAAGTACAGACATTTCATGCACTACCTTGCAGTTCATGCACAATAGACAACCATAGCTTGAAAGCAATATGGCTGATTGATCCAATATCCCATTTCGCAGGCCCCAAAATTCATTTTCAATCAGCCTACATAcaacacaaaattaaaaccattAATGGTTTGATAGTGAAAGACACGTAGAAGAGTGGTACTTGCAAAGTTCTATATTAGGGCctgtatataaatataacaaaaataacTGTACCAGAATAGGATGGGCAAAAAGACACAGACTAGTGGTATCCTATGTGATAAATGAATATCAAGTTGATTAAACGGGAAGTTTTTTTATGATAAATAGAACttttcattaaaaagaaaGCAGTACAAAGATAGTAAACAAGTAGACCACTTCTCAATGCTGGGCTTAAaagtataaaaattataaataaaaaataaataaaaattttaaaaaaaagcaacaTCTGATAGAATATAAACTACTTGTTGGCCCACATCCTAACAGTTTAAGCTTTTGGAACTGGTAGTAAACCAGCAAATTATCATGGTATCAAAACAGGTGATCCTGATTTTGAAAGCCTGTAATTGCAACCTTCCAATATAAGTTGAGTTTCATGCATTGGACCCTCTAGACTGGAGAGAGGTCTACTCTTAAGGAAGGAGTGTGCCAAAGTATAAACTAATTGTTGGCCAACGTATTGGCCCCTCAAATGTTAAAGAAACCTACCGATCATACTCAATATTCTCTTCAGGGGACACAGCTAAGTTATTTGCAGTTTCCAAAGCCATTAGGTAAGCTACGCCAACCTGTCAACATGTAACTGTAAGATTAATGGGTTGAATATCACTGGGAGGAACTCTCCTccataaagaaattaaaagctCCACAAGATGTATACTACAGAAACAGTCTTTAAACAATATAATTTTACTGATAAAAATTAAGCATGAACCGCATTTGACTAATTCTTACTTAAAGAGTTTCACTTCAATTGTAAGTGTACACTGATTCCAAGCAACTAACACCAAGTCTCAACAGCCATGGTAGCATGCCTTCATCTACAAATTTCTGAATTATAACCTACCCTCGGTGGCCAAAAATAATGGTAGCTACTAAGGGGTTGGATTTTCAACTGTATCTTTAtcctttaaattttgaaaactcatCCTTTTGGACAAACTTCATAAACACTTCTGCACTGCTTCATAATTTCTTACATTTTCGTGTAACTCTAACAGTGTAGAATAGTACGAATGGCAAACTGGTTAATGTAtgtgctttttgtttttgtttgtgtatgAATTTCTTGAAACGGAAGATAAAATCAGTCGACTCAGTTTGACCTCTTAAATATAGGCCTAATTTACTACTTCTCTCAccttaaaagaaatataaaacacATCATTCTTCTTTCTACACTAGTAGTAAATATTTTCTAGAAAGGCAAGGTGCAAATCTAGTCCAAGAAAGGTATACAAGAAATACCCCTAGTAAGCAATAAATCAAACTCTGTAGATTTTACAAAGAGTAATAATACATGGCATTTCTTGACACAAAACTAATGAGAATATTTTGTATGCAATCATCTTTTATTGTCATCATTTAACAAGAAAGGAAACAACAAGTTAGACAAACTTACAGCAGCAGAGGAGCTCAGGCCTGAACTGTCCATACCTTCAGGACCTATTATATATCCTATGATACCCTACAAGAAGTGAAACAATTGATCTTATAATTAACTCTTTAATGAAAGATGGCATAGAATCATCAGAAAACAGATTATACGCAGAGAAGTTTCCAACAAAAATGCCCATCTCTGTCACTTCTTTATCTttcttagaaaaaaaaattagtaaaaagTTATCATAGTCCAATTAAGAAGTGCAAGGAATATT
The window above is part of the Prunus dulcis chromosome 1, ALMONDv2, whole genome shotgun sequence genome. Proteins encoded here:
- the LOC117613874 gene encoding galacturonokinase isoform X2; translation: MGEWSWPSEAQLNGIRQTVSEMAGRGIEDVRVVVSPYRICPLGAHIDHQGGTVSAMTINKGILLGFVPSGDTQVILRSGQFKGEARFRVDEVQCHRKNANDGSEIEIDEESDWGSYARGALYALQSRQNSLVQGIIGYIIGPEGMDSSGLSSSAAVGVAYLMALETANNLAVSPEENIEYDRLIENEFWGLRNGILDQSAILLSSYGCLLCMNCKTKEHKLIHPPKLGENHETEWQKAYKILLAFSGLKHNLTVNPGYNRRVAECQEAAAVLLHASGDGAAEPLLSNVEPEAYQTHKHILEPNLAKRAEHYFSENMRVSKGFEAWASGRFEDFGTLISESGLSSIQNYECDPSKGSWRIWSTVQWCRI